The following are encoded together in the Cohaesibacter gelatinilyticus genome:
- a CDS encoding ABC transporter ATP-binding protein, translated as MDLHLEGISHTYGDIKVLEDINLTINDGEIVCIVGPSGCGKSTLLRFIGGLERPDKGQVLQMGHPPVDSLNPLTYIFQDFALLPWRSVRGNISLVLEDHGIKGKKADPIISDVLARTNLSEFAKAYPRQLSGGMKQRVAIARALAVRPAVMLMDEPLSALDSQTRELLMDDLIDLWERDRFTACYVTHNLNEAVRLGHKIVVLSRRPGKIREIVDIDLPLNQRKDHSELLDQKQKQLWSIMREEARAADKELVHG; from the coding sequence ATGGATCTGCACCTTGAAGGTATTTCCCATACTTACGGCGATATCAAGGTTCTGGAAGATATCAACCTGACGATCAATGACGGCGAAATCGTCTGCATCGTTGGCCCATCTGGCTGCGGCAAATCCACTCTTTTGCGCTTCATCGGTGGTCTGGAACGACCCGATAAAGGCCAGGTTCTGCAAATGGGTCACCCCCCGGTGGATAGTCTCAATCCGCTGACCTACATCTTTCAGGATTTTGCACTTCTGCCTTGGCGAAGCGTTCGCGGCAATATCTCTCTCGTTTTGGAGGATCACGGGATAAAAGGTAAAAAAGCCGACCCCATTATCTCTGATGTCTTGGCCCGAACCAACCTGAGCGAGTTTGCCAAGGCCTATCCTCGACAGCTTTCCGGCGGCATGAAACAGCGTGTAGCCATTGCCCGTGCTCTGGCAGTCCGTCCGGCTGTCATGCTGATGGACGAGCCACTCTCCGCTCTGGATAGTCAAACCCGCGAACTGCTGATGGATGATCTGATTGATTTGTGGGAGCGAGATCGTTTCACCGCTTGTTACGTCACCCATAACCTCAATGAAGCAGTTCGTCTGGGACACAAAATCGTGGTTCTTTCGCGTCGACCGGGTAAAATTCGAGAAATCGTCGACATTGACCTCCCCCTAAATCAACGCAAAGATCATTCCGAACTTCTGGATCAAAAGCAAAAACAACTCTGGTCCATCATGCGAGAAGAAGCCCGCGCAGCGGATAAGGAACTGGTCCATGGCTAA
- a CDS encoding alpha/beta fold hydrolase, whose product MSLNETVETDLNVHHFEFTATDGLNLRGEIFGERLSKNLPVFCLPGLTRNAKDFHPLAERLARDPDNPRLVLILNSRGRGTSDYDSNSANYDILTEANDALHALAAAGLEEAIFIGTSRGGLLTMAIAALRPGVIAGAVLNDIGPVINAQGLARIKTYLSKAKPVTSWDDAITYIKEANFGMFPALSEEQWQAFAHMTFKEENGKPVRDFDIAIAKAIDAVDLSQPLPDAWPQFLAMSHAPVLVLRGEKSDILARETAKAMTKRHPDCKLIEIEGQGHAPMFLVDSLNEQIAQELAKMDKKHAQRLARAEPESDHS is encoded by the coding sequence ATGAGCCTCAATGAGACCGTCGAGACAGATCTCAACGTCCATCACTTCGAATTCACGGCCACGGACGGCCTCAATTTGCGAGGCGAAATATTTGGTGAACGTCTCAGTAAAAATCTTCCGGTTTTTTGCCTCCCTGGTCTTACGCGAAATGCCAAGGATTTTCATCCTTTGGCAGAACGACTCGCCCGGGATCCCGACAATCCGCGTCTTGTCCTGATTTTGAATAGCCGTGGGCGTGGCACATCAGACTACGATTCCAATTCTGCCAATTATGATATCCTCACCGAAGCCAATGATGCATTGCATGCTCTTGCTGCTGCAGGACTGGAAGAAGCAATCTTCATTGGAACCTCGCGTGGGGGGCTTTTGACCATGGCTATCGCAGCTTTACGCCCCGGTGTGATAGCAGGTGCGGTTCTCAACGACATTGGGCCAGTAATCAACGCTCAGGGTCTGGCAAGGATCAAAACCTATCTTAGCAAGGCGAAGCCTGTCACCAGTTGGGATGATGCAATCACCTATATCAAAGAAGCCAATTTCGGCATGTTCCCGGCATTATCGGAGGAGCAATGGCAAGCTTTCGCCCATATGACCTTCAAGGAGGAGAATGGTAAACCCGTCCGCGACTTTGATATCGCCATAGCCAAAGCCATTGATGCAGTGGATCTCAGCCAACCACTACCAGATGCATGGCCCCAATTTCTCGCTATGTCACATGCGCCGGTGTTGGTTCTGCGCGGTGAAAAGTCCGATATCCTGGCCAGAGAGACCGCAAAAGCAATGACAAAGCGGCACCCGGACTGCAAGTTGATTGAAATAGAAGGTCAAGGACATGCCCCAATGTTCCTTGTCGATAGCCTGAACGAGCAGATCGCACAGGAGCTCGCCAAAATGGACAAAAAACATGCTCAAAGGCTGGCTCGAGCAGAGCCTGAAAGCGATCACTCCTAG
- a CDS encoding ABC transporter permease, producing MANISTIQAKAKDKATTPQPIPLVKNDPIKAKVPFRGGGFQPKSLGLLSPIVFITLISLWEVGSRTGFISNLVLPAPSEAFEAFMQLARSGMLWTHLSASLQRLLIGWSLGSMLGIFVGLLIGLSSVARAGLSPLVSAIFPIPKIALLPLFIIWFGIGEGSKVATILFGTFFPTVIATYGGVDNVDRNLIRMGQSFGLSKSSIVRKIILPGALPAILSGCRISASIAIILLVAAEMIGAEFGIGAYILLAGSLFAPDQLIAGVAMLSIMGLCFAWLIGRAEKFFLSWR from the coding sequence ATGGCTAATATTAGTACGATCCAAGCAAAAGCCAAGGATAAGGCAACCACACCTCAACCAATCCCCCTTGTAAAAAATGACCCCATCAAAGCCAAAGTTCCTTTTCGTGGTGGTGGGTTCCAGCCAAAATCTCTGGGCCTTCTCAGCCCAATTGTTTTCATCACACTCATCAGTTTATGGGAAGTTGGCTCCAGAACCGGCTTCATTTCCAATCTGGTCCTACCAGCCCCTTCAGAAGCATTTGAGGCCTTCATGCAGCTTGCTCGCTCTGGCATGCTCTGGACACATCTTTCAGCTTCCTTGCAGCGCCTGCTGATTGGCTGGTCATTAGGGAGCATGCTCGGCATTTTTGTCGGCCTGCTTATCGGCCTGTCATCCGTTGCACGTGCCGGTCTCTCTCCTCTTGTCTCTGCAATCTTCCCAATCCCGAAGATTGCTCTTCTACCGCTTTTCATCATCTGGTTTGGCATCGGCGAAGGCTCCAAAGTCGCCACTATCCTGTTCGGCACTTTCTTTCCGACCGTTATTGCCACCTATGGCGGGGTCGATAATGTGGATCGCAATCTCATTCGCATGGGCCAATCCTTTGGTCTCTCCAAATCATCCATTGTCCGCAAAATCATCCTGCCGGGGGCCCTGCCCGCGATTCTGTCCGGCTGTCGGATCTCTGCATCCATCGCCATCATCTTGTTGGTCGCCGCCGAGATGATCGGTGCAGAATTTGGCATCGGCGCCTATATCCTGTTGGCAGGCAGTCTCTTTGCACCTGACCAGTTGATTGCAGGTGTCGCCATGCTCTCCATCATGGGCCTGTGTTTTGCCTGGCTCATCGGCAGAGCGGAGAAATTCTTCCTGTCATGGCGTTAA
- a CDS encoding antibiotic biosynthesis monooxygenase family protein — protein sequence MFVAMNRFRVKVGDEAAFEEIWRSRDSKLLDFDGFVHFDLLKGSESDGYVLYASHAIWRNEESFVAWTKSRQFKESHSRAKPTVGYAGPPQFEGFDAVEGLSISA from the coding sequence ATGTTTGTGGCGATGAATCGGTTCCGAGTGAAGGTGGGAGACGAGGCAGCCTTTGAAGAGATTTGGCGCAGCCGTGATAGCAAGTTGCTGGATTTTGACGGCTTTGTACATTTTGATCTTTTAAAGGGATCTGAAAGTGATGGCTATGTCCTCTATGCTTCCCATGCGATTTGGCGGAATGAAGAAAGCTTTGTAGCCTGGACCAAATCGCGGCAATTCAAGGAGTCCCATAGCCGGGCCAAGCCAACGGTAGGTTATGCGGGACCGCCGCAATTCGAGGGTTTCGACGCGGTTGAAGGGCTGTCCATCTCAGCCTGA
- a CDS encoding ABC transporter substrate-binding protein: MFTISRRKVASLLVGGAIAASSFAATASLAQAADKITVGALRFTSHSASFVAFERDYFKDQGLDVEFKFFQAAQPMAVAIASGDVDFGVTAISGGLINLAEKGAIKVIGGALHEEQGIDGQMILASKKAFDAGLKTPADLKGHSYGITQAGSSFHYMAHKIAQKEGFAGSEIKVKPLQKVGAIIGALKSEQIDAWSIVPHIAKGLAKAPTVELIGKVADYIPDYQVTTVFTSAKNAAEKKELVKKFLTAFSKGADDFNAALVDKTAGDQAAEDMVKLIHKYVYTSRPYEKAAPSIRNGAMRINKDAKLNVTNVKDQLSWFQSEGLVSKDITIDMLIDDSFVETY, encoded by the coding sequence ATGTTCACTATCTCACGCAGAAAAGTTGCCAGCCTTCTGGTTGGCGGCGCTATCGCAGCCAGCAGCTTCGCAGCAACAGCATCTCTCGCTCAAGCAGCTGACAAGATCACCGTCGGCGCCCTGCGCTTCACCTCACATTCCGCAAGCTTTGTCGCCTTTGAGCGCGATTATTTCAAAGATCAGGGGCTGGATGTCGAGTTCAAGTTCTTCCAGGCAGCTCAACCTATGGCCGTTGCCATTGCATCCGGCGACGTGGATTTTGGTGTTACTGCTATTTCCGGTGGCCTGATCAATCTGGCAGAAAAAGGCGCGATCAAGGTAATCGGCGGTGCTTTACACGAGGAGCAAGGCATTGATGGTCAGATGATTCTGGCTTCCAAAAAAGCCTTTGACGCAGGCCTGAAGACACCTGCAGATCTGAAAGGCCACAGCTATGGCATCACCCAGGCTGGCTCCTCCTTCCATTACATGGCGCACAAAATCGCACAAAAAGAGGGCTTTGCCGGATCTGAGATCAAGGTCAAGCCACTGCAGAAAGTCGGTGCTATCATCGGTGCTCTGAAATCCGAGCAGATCGACGCCTGGTCCATCGTACCGCATATCGCCAAAGGCCTTGCAAAAGCACCAACCGTCGAGCTGATCGGTAAAGTCGCTGACTATATCCCTGATTATCAGGTCACCACTGTCTTCACCTCTGCCAAGAATGCAGCTGAGAAGAAAGAATTGGTCAAGAAGTTCCTCACTGCTTTCTCAAAAGGCGCTGATGACTTCAATGCTGCTCTGGTAGACAAAACCGCTGGCGATCAAGCTGCAGAAGACATGGTCAAGCTGATCCACAAATATGTCTACACTTCTCGCCCATATGAGAAGGCAGCTCCATCCATCCGCAATGGTGCGATGCGCATCAACAAGGATGCCAAGCTAAATGTGACCAATGTGAAAGATCAGCTGTCCTGGTTCCAGTCAGAAGGTCTGGTTTCCAAAGACATCACCATCGATATGCTTATTGATGACAGCTTTGTAGAAACCTACTAA
- the bluB gene encoding 5,6-dimethylbenzimidazole synthase: MDQKLVTYPHFDQAFREKFEDLLRWRRDIRHFEQTSVDPRLIQSCLTMANLAPSVGLSQPWRFVELENPARRTKVIRSFEKCNASALQAYEGEKRHLYTSLKLEGLRQAPVQFAVFCDERTSKGDGLGKQSMPEMLNYSVVTAIYSFWLAARAHGLGVGWVSILEPSEIREACDVPDHWSLIAYLCVGWPALDPNISPELERRGWENRQPHPDFYKKL, translated from the coding sequence ATGGATCAAAAATTAGTCACATATCCGCATTTTGATCAGGCTTTCAGAGAAAAATTTGAAGACTTGTTACGCTGGCGCAGAGATATTCGTCACTTTGAGCAAACGTCTGTCGACCCAAGATTGATCCAGTCCTGCCTGACCATGGCCAATCTCGCCCCTTCTGTCGGCCTCAGTCAACCTTGGCGTTTTGTGGAGCTGGAAAATCCCGCACGGCGAACAAAAGTCATACGATCCTTCGAAAAATGCAATGCGAGCGCCCTTCAAGCCTATGAAGGTGAAAAACGGCATCTTTATACCAGCCTGAAACTGGAAGGTCTCCGTCAGGCTCCCGTTCAATTCGCTGTCTTTTGCGATGAAAGAACATCCAAGGGCGATGGCCTCGGCAAACAATCCATGCCGGAGATGCTAAACTATTCAGTCGTCACCGCCATATACAGCTTCTGGCTTGCCGCTCGCGCTCATGGTCTGGGAGTAGGCTGGGTGTCAATTCTCGAACCAAGTGAAATCCGAGAAGCCTGCGATGTTCCGGACCATTGGTCTCTTATCGCCTATCTCTGTGTGGGTTGGCCTGCCCTTGATCCCAACATCAGCCCTGAACTGGAACGAAGGGGTTGGGAAAATCGCCAACCCCACCCAGATTTCTACAAGAAGCTTTGA
- a CDS encoding GntR family transcriptional regulator — MFGRQKEESATVVNLLADQVRRDISFGVLPPDTKLKIEELRGRYGGSAHSLREALRLLSNEGLVEATAQRGFRVSSATLDDQQDIMRLRREIETTGLRWAMEHGDLQWEGRIMAAQHALKAITTQLQQDPTGFALDWDEANRHFHATLIEASRSPRLMEIQNSLFEQSRRFRLAALRESQIDFEATLTVINELVAAILTKQETEAVNILQKLIIH; from the coding sequence TTGTTCGGACGGCAAAAAGAAGAATCTGCAACAGTTGTCAATCTCCTGGCCGATCAGGTCAGGCGCGATATCTCCTTTGGTGTTCTACCACCAGATACAAAACTGAAGATCGAAGAGCTGCGTGGTCGTTATGGTGGTTCGGCCCATAGCCTTCGCGAAGCCTTGCGTCTTCTTTCCAATGAAGGTTTGGTTGAAGCAACCGCACAACGTGGCTTCCGGGTCAGTTCCGCCACACTGGACGACCAACAAGATATCATGCGCTTGCGCCGAGAGATTGAAACAACCGGTCTACGTTGGGCTATGGAACACGGCGATCTGCAGTGGGAAGGCCGCATCATGGCCGCGCAGCATGCCTTGAAAGCCATCACCACACAATTGCAACAGGATCCGACTGGTTTTGCGCTGGATTGGGATGAAGCCAACCGCCATTTCCATGCAACTTTGATCGAAGCAAGCCGGTCTCCACGTCTGATGGAAATTCAAAACAGCCTGTTCGAGCAAAGCCGCCGATTCCGTTTGGCAGCCTTACGTGAAAGCCAGATCGATTTTGAAGCAACACTCACCGTCATCAACGAGCTCGTCGCCGCCATATTGACGAAGCAGGAAACTGAAGCCGTCAACATTCTTCAGAAGCTTATCATTCACTAG